A window of the Lactuca sativa cultivar Salinas chromosome 5, Lsat_Salinas_v11, whole genome shotgun sequence genome harbors these coding sequences:
- the LOC111890453 gene encoding uncharacterized mitochondrial protein AtMg00810-like: MAVATKLTPSLDTPAIDLTLFRSMRYQENPREPHLIAVKNIFRYLKGTISLGLRYPTKSGFFIQAFSDSDLGGCTLDRKSTSGGCQLLDGKLAIWQSKKQTCVTISTVEAEYISAVSCTSQII; this comes from the exons ATGGCAGTTGCAACGAAATTAACACCTTCATTAGATACACCTGCTATTGATCTTACTTTGTTTAGAAGCATGAG gtatcaagaaAATCCAAGAGAACCACATTTAATAGCTGTGAAAAATATCTttcgttatctcaaaggaacaatttcgttaggattgcGGTATCCTACGAAAtctggatttttcattcaagccttTTCTGATTCAGATCTTGGTGGATGTACTCttgatagaaaaagtacaagtggagGATGTCAACTACTGGATGGGAAGCTTGCCATTtggcaatcgaaaaagcaaacttgtgttaCAATTTCCACTGTTGAAGCTGAATACATTTCTGCtgtttcttgcacttctcaaatcATCTAG